AGACAGTGAAATGTCTGTCCTGACTGGAGATTCAACATTCAGGTCAATCACCTTGTCAGGAGATTATGCCACAAAGAGGAAGGATCACCTCTAGGAAGGTGGGCTCACTTTAAGGCATGCTAAAGAGAGGGTCAGAGAAATTATCCCTGTGCTGAAATACTCTACTTTTCCTCCCCAGATTCCCTATCTCTAGCAAGGCTCTTGCTGAGCACACCATGGTGCTCTGaattattctttctgtctctgctctaaGCATGTTGACCCCACTGCTTGGCATTCTTTAGCCTATCACTAAGGCCCCACACCCCACCATGGGGCTGTCTGCCACTGTGTGAACAATTCCATGCTGGCTTAACTCAAGGTCATGGCTCTTTTCAATTCCCCTCCTTTGAGAAACTGCTGATATTTATAGGCAATTTATAGATTTCCTGTTCtggtatgtttttcttttcaactcGAATAAAATCATCTTTCAGCTTCCATTTGATGGCTTCTTAAAGGcttttattaatgaaattaagAACCACAGAAATAAAATCCCAATTGCTTTTTTATACTGTGGTGCCAATAAAGAGATCACCTAAAATTCTGGTGATAATGGCATACATACAGTCTCACATCTCTCCCTAGCCCAAGAGAAACAATACAGGAAGAACTGAggatagaaaaaataaacaaagaatgacAGACAGTCATCTTTCACAATTAGAATATTCACAATTAGAATatttgtccaggcccttctggcttttagagtctccactgagaaaaaGGAGTAAATCTGGTAAGTCTGCCATTATATATTGCTTGGTCTTCTTTTAAACCCAATCCCCAACTTCATCGTTTTACCTTGCAGTTTTTAacagtctttctttgttctgaacatttagtgttttgatgatCATGTACCAAATgtatttccttttttggtttagtccatttggtgttctgtatgctccCTGTACCTTGATATGCATGTACTTCTTTAGGTTTGggatattttcttctatgattctattgaaaatattttctgtgcctttgacctgtgtttcttccccttcctctattcctattatttttatatctggtctttttgtagtgtcccagatttcctgcaaACCTACTTCTATCTAAGACGACAAAACCTATGGCCTTATATTGGAGACTAAACAGTCATGTTATATATGCCAATAACCCAGGCAAGGTATTATGCaccaaaagagaagaaacacCTCTAGAAAGGTGGGCTGACCTTAAGCCATGCTGAAAAAGATATTTGGAAAAAATTTCACTTTGATGaaatgtacttttccttcccatatTCCCACACCCTAGGACAACTGTTACAGAGCACAGCTATGATGCTCTGAAttacccttctttctttctctgctctaagCATGATTGACACAatggtttttattctttagtaTTTCTTCAAGTTCCACTCCCCAAAATGGGGCTGTCTGCCACTGTGTGACTCATCTCTGTTCTGGCTTACCTCAAGTTCATGGCTCTTTCCCAACACTTCTTAGGCCACATATGGGAAAATACAAGACTCCTAATGACATGTTGATGATCTTCCTGAAGGACTTCATGCCAGCATGATTTTGCAAGTATGAAACAGTACTGTACAATGAACCCCTCtggaaatacattcaacaaatccCTTGATCTACCCTGGAGTGCACCTCTTCACCCCTGATGACAACACAAATTCAAAACTTAGATGCTCCCAAAGGAAACATGGGAAACTTTTTCTAACTTCTGACAGCTATTCCTTAGcatccaacaaagtcataaacaTCATTATAATTAACAAGTAGAAAGTAATAATTGTGTTTTTCCTTGAggactaattttttttccttcattggaAGTATCCCAAAGTCTCTATACAAACACTGTCAAGACATCACAGATAACGAAGTAATGCACTCTCTGAGGGATCTTAGTCTAGATGAACAGTCCTTTTATGAGCACTGGAAATCTGTATTCCTTCAGTCATTTACACAGTGCTCCACCGAGTTATTGGAGAGGTAAGCATTTTCTTGGATCTGTCTCAGGGACAAGAAGATCTTAAAATGGAGAAGTCAGAGCTGGGTTTCTTTAGTAAAGATTAAGAACTGACTTTCATCTCTGTGAGCATCTCTAAAATTGCTGTGGCTGGACAGGTGGGATTCTTGTAACTGTAGATGTCTGCTTAACATTCTCTTCTCCCTACTGCAACTCTTCTGAAGTAAATATTAATGGTTAGAATACTTGCTTTTTTGTCTCTTCTTTACTTAATAATATCAATGATTTCCTCATCCAAAGGAAATGTCTATTTCACAGCTTAGCACTTATCTGAAAACGACATGTAATGTGACATCTCTATATAGTATGGCTGATTTTTAGCTGATGGATGGAGACTGACTGTTCCTCTGGAAAACAGTGTATGAAGTAAGTTGCAGACTAAACAAGAGCTTTCAAAGACATGTTTCAAGTAAATGAGTTTCAAAAGAATCTGTCTGTGCAAATGGCTTAAGTGTGATAATGTATCAGCATATTTTGAGTGTGGCTAAGGGAAGCTGGAGCTCACTCACCAGCATCTCCAGCATCTCCAGCTTCTGCTTCTTCATAAAAAAGGTTAAGATacagaaaattatgaataaatgaaatgctTTGGGCCCTGGGGATTTTTCTGTACGTATGTGtatattgagttctttatattttggaaaagagcccactgtcagatgtggagttggtgaagatgtttTTCTATTCTGTAGAATGCTGTTTTGTTctaatgacagtgtcctttgccttacagaagcttttcagtttctttaggttccatttattaattgtagatCTTGGTGTCTGCATTATTGGTGTTGTATTCAGGAAATGGTCTtctgtgccaattcattcaaggctattccatactttcttctctatcaggttcagtgtaacttggTTTATGTTAAGGTCATTGattgaactttttgtttttatgccaatatcatgtgatttttattgctatattcctgtagtagagcttgaaatcaggtatgATGATTCCTCattaagttcttttattgtacactATTGTTCTAACGTTCCtgagttttttttggttttccatatgtAGTCGAGTATTGTTTGCTTGAGGTCTGTGAGGActtgtgtaggaattttaatggagatttcattgaatctgtagatagctTTTGGTACGATGGCCCTTTTAACAATGTTAatcttaccaatccatgagcatgtgagatctttctatcttctgatatcttctccaatttcttacttcaaaaacttgaagttcttgtcatataggtctttcacttgcttggttagagttacaccaagttattttattatttgtgactattttgaagggtgttgtttccttgatttctttcttggcatgtttatcatttttatataggagggcttcTGATTTATTTGAATTTATCTTGTATCCAGTCATTTCACTAAAGGTATTTATCTGCTAAAGGACTTCTGTGATAGAACTTTTAGGGCTGCTTCTGTATATAAGGACATATATGTGTAAATGGAGGTTCATATTTGTGATCAGAAAACTGGttacttttttgaaatattttgtattctaTCACTTTGATGATCTGTATAAAATTTTCACAAAAGCTGATTGCTTCTTTATTTGCTACTTACTTTACTTACatgattttataaattataaatttatattcttattcttttaaagatATAGTAATTTTACTTTATGCATCTAGTGTTTTAACTGCCTGTATGTCTGGCACTACATTTGTACAGTACCACAAAAGCCATGAGAGGACATTCAACTTGGAAAACTGAATACAGATCGATGTCAACCACCAAATGGGTGCTGGATTTGAACATGAGTCTTGTGCagatccatctctccaaccttcaATTTGTAATTACTAACACATTTGGTCCCTAGGGCCCAAagcatttcatttattcataattttctgtATCTTAACTATTTTTATGAGAAAGCAGAAGCTGGAAATGTTGAAGATGCTAGTGAGTCAGCTCAAGCTTTTTTTAGCCACACTCAAAATATGTTGATACACCATCACAGTTAAACCATTTGCACAGACAGATTCTTTTGAAACTCATGTCCTTGAAACATGTCTTTTAAAGCTCTTGTTTAGTCTGCAATCTGCTTCATACATTGTTTCCCAGAGGAACAGTCAGTCTCTATCCATCAGCTAAAAAGCAGACATCCTATATATAATTGTCACATTACATGTCATTTTCAGATAAGTGCTAACTGTGAAACAGACATTTCCTTGGGATGAAGAAATCATTGTGCTAAGATGGAAGATGCTGCATTTAAAGGATGCGAAAATGTGTTCCTATGTTTGTTGTTCATATATTCATATGCCCTACTGTGTTATCGTGGGTGCCATGTTGACCAAGAAAAATATAGCTCTATCACCAATACACTTCTATCATAAGGTGAGGGAAAGTACATGAAGTACAAAATAATAGTCTGAGTTGTCTATGCCGTGTTTTCCAGGATAAGCTCCTGTACAGTGATATAATAGTGTCTCCCTTCATAGAAGATGTAAAGACTCAAATCATTCATTATGCTCAGACCATTGAGAAGTGTTTTCAAGACAGCAGTGTTCCTCCTGGTCATCACTCCGGTCTGCACAGAAGTCCTCTCCATGTCCTCTCAGAGTAAAGCTCTAAAAACCACTGAGGAATGGGCTCTCCAGATGTTTGTGCTTTTTGAAGTTGGGATTGGGACTGTGGCCAACATTTTTCTGTTTGTCCACAATTTCTCTCCCATCTTTACTGGTTCTCAACTGAGACCCACACAGGTCATTGTCACCAACTTGGCTGTGACCAATGCCTTCCTTCTCCTCGTCACTGCATTTCCAAGCAACATCATGGTTTTTGTTCCCAGGAGTCCTCCAAGTAACCTGCGATGCAAAATTTTGGTCTTCATTCGCCTGGTGGCTCGAAGCATGAACATGTGCTCCGCCTGTGCCCTGAGCATCCATCAGTTTGTTACTCTTGTTCCTGGTCACTGGAATAGGCTGATGCTCCGAGGAAGAAcccctgatgtcctgagttattCTTGTTACAGTTGTTGGTTGTTCAGTATCTTAAATAATGTCTACATTCCAATCAAAGTCAGTGGTCCACAGAGCACAGGCAATGACACTCACAATCAAAGCATGTTTCTCTGTTCCACATCTGGATTCACTCTAGGCATTGTCTTCTTGCATTTGGCCCATGATGCCACATTCATCAGCATCATGGTCTGGAccagtgtctccatggtgattctcCTCTATAGACATCACCAGAGAACACAGCACATCCTCACTCCCACTCAGAACCACAGAGGCCATGCTGATACCAGAGCAGCCCAAACCGTCCTGATAGTGGTGGTCACATTTGTTGCCCTGTACctcctaaattttatttgtatcatCTTTCACACTGTTTTAACAGACTGGGGTCTCTTGTTGAGGCACGTAGGTGAAGCTTTGACTGCAGGCTTCCCCACTATTTCTCCCTTCCTGTTGATCTTTAGGGATCCTAAGGATCCTTGTTCTGTGCTCTTCAACTGCTGAAAACCACAGTCAAAAGGCCAAACACAGAAAACAGCTTTACCAACAGTCATAAACACTCTATAGTAAATAATGGTTTGAAAAGTCTGTCTTTACAAAAGGGATATTGTGACTCACTACaggcatcccagcactgggaaagttaATCCAGGAGAAATGCAATATAATTAATGGTATATCCCAGACCTATGGAGTAAGATACTGGACAACCTCTGATACAGAGCCGCAGTTCCACATATCTAGCTTGTCATGTGAAGAGTTTATACAAATGTTATCTCAGGTAAACAAAGCTCATAACCTCATTTATTGGCATATTGTTGTCATTGGACAGATGTAAATTTTAAAGTTGAAAACAAAGATTTATGCTTATCCTTGTCAGATATAAGGTACCTGAACAATAAATATGTGTCCTCCTAGTCTttgagtctttgtttcccatGTATTTAACTGAAATGCCGCCATGTTAGATAGGGAAAGTATTGTGCATTGAAAGGTTGATTCTCACACATCCAGGTAAACCTTCTTTAATTTTCCCTAAGGAAATGTTCCTGTGGGGATAAATATAAGTTAAAGATGTGGAAGCTTCGTTTCTGGGATTTATCACATGAGTTTTAATACTTCAtcactgaaaatcaaaatgaagacCCTAGTTTACTATGAAGTTTATTAGAACTTCACCTTCCCTTGATTTTTCTCTCGTCCTCCTGATAGTGCATTCTATGAAGAATGATGTaatacagccttgaggcagggggaggggctttggcCTGCCCCTACTAAATGGACCTAGCtctcctgactccccatggaaggcctcaCCTTTTTGTAAGAGggaatgggtggtgggtgggtaaggaaaggctggagggctgggaggagggaaaagtgggatctgtgattggtataaaaatgaataaaaattatttaaaagcaagaaatcaaagaaaaatacagtgaGAATGTCaaacctgaaataaaataaactgcaaataattaaaaaacataaagaatgaTGTGATAAATCTATCTCACCTCCAATATACTATAGACTGCCATAGGATTCTCTCAGCAGCAGCGACCATGAACAGACAAGGAAGAGCATATATCCACCCTGAAATCTAAACCCTGAAGATCATATGCACTGTATGGTTTCGATTCACCTGTTGGCTACATAAGGATTATGtataggtctctctctctctctctctctctctctctctctctctctctctctcctttccccctccgtgtgtgtgtgtgtgtgtgtgtgtgtgtatgtgtgtgtgtgtgtgtgtgtgtgtgtgtgtgtgtgtaaatcttcTTTTTTGAAGCATAAGAAATCTTATTGATTCTCGTGTGATTTGTGTCCAGCCTGCCATCCTGGACTTAACTCACATCTTCTGTGCAGCATCCACTATGAGTTCCTATGCCTATGTGAGAATATTTCCTGGACTATACAAGGCAGAAAATATTGCTGTCTGACATTGTTGTTATACAGGTCTGCTGGGAACATCTAAAGCTTTGCAATTTCATATTATTCATTCTAGTTAtgttaatttatttcattatacTATGCATGCTGTTTTggattaaactttctttttttatttaacttgataattttattgtatttcatcATGTGAAGGAAGGATATTTAATGAAAAGGAAACTGGACATAAGAAAAAGGTAATGATGGAAAGGtgttaaaaaggaaatattttagcaAAGAAGGATTTGTGTATAAAGATTAAGATGGCAGATTGTTTCCCCAGCATCagttagaaaattggaaatgctTACCAAGCCTAAGTATGGCGTGAATTGAATGTGAAAGATGAGATGTAGATATGGAAACTGTGATCCTGACTTTCTAAGCTCAAAATTCAACACTCTGAAGTCATTGGAGTTCTCTGAAAGTAAGGATCCACCCTGGGAAAGTTTTTCAAGTTCTTCTTTAAAGGAACAATATGGCCATCTAGTCATTGTTTATTAAAAAGTGttatcttctgcctcagctctatATAAATATTATGTAAGAGAGACCAATACTAGActtggctggagatatggctaagcagttaagagagttgtttttcttacagaagaccaaggttcagttcaGAGGACCTATGtgatgactcacagccatctgtaattccaggtccagagattcaatgtcctcttttggccactcagggtaccaggcatgcatgtgttgcacagacatacactcaagCAAACATTCCTaaatgtaaaataacaataatttaacAAATACCAAACTGATATAAGTGCTCTCCTAGGTAATCAATAAGGATACTGGCAAGCCTATACTGCTGTGGACAGAGGGGTTAAGAGGGGTGATCTTCCAATGTCAACCAACTCCTGGAGGAATATGGAGCATCTCATAAAATATTCTGTAGCCTTGTTAAGCCCCCAACACTTTAAGCAGGGAGGCCATGGATACCCTCCTAGGTAGACTCTAACCAGTGTCCAGTCTACAGGGATGACATGCAAGATAAAGGAGACTTTCCCTCCTTGATCCCAAGCAAAGCCATTGTCTATCAAGGTCTTTGACATATTCTCACCTAGATGGGTCAGCTTGTAGAAGAAAGGCTAAAAGAAATAGAGGTTCCTGCAAGACCAATTGATCCCTGAGGAAAATATCTTCAATTAGTCTTGATCTTCAAGAAGTAAAGGGTTAACTTTATCCCTGGTCTAGCTTCAATGCCCAAAAAGAAATGGTAACAAAAGAAtaagctatttttcttttaaactcaaatgattttctttatttGCACAACCTTTTATGATCTTGAATCACAGAGTGTACCAAACTATGCCAATCCCTGAGACAAGCTGTGGACATCCCATTCTGTTTTGGGACCTTCCTAATATGCTTTGCTACTGaaatgttatacacacacacacacacacacacacatatacacacacacacacaatctagcACATATTCTGAGATCTGTTCATCAGTGGTCCCCAGTTTTTTCCCTGGAGCTTCTAGAAGACAGTGCATGCCTGATAACCACCATCTTGGATCTTCTGGTGATGGTTTCCTAGAGTCTTTTGTCATCAaccactctctctgcctgcagagcaTCTTTGTGGACTCTCACTGTCTCACTTTCATGCTGTTGTGGTTTAAATAAGGTCCTCCATATAAATCTCCTACATTTTAATACTAGCTTTCCAAGTGGTTGTGGTTTGGAAAGGATTAAGATGTGAGTCCTTTTTAGTGGAGGTTTATCACTGGGTCCAAGGGTAAAGTATAAAGTTTCTTTAAACTTTAAATGCCTCTCACCATCCCAAGTTCACTTTCTTCCCACTTCTTGAGTATCAAGATGTAAACTCGCAGCTTTCCCTGCCATCATTCCTCTGTTCTACCATCATGGTCTCAAACACTCTGAATTCATTAGCCCAGTTAGCCACTTCCTTTAATTGGgatccttggtcatggtgtcttgtcacagcactGAGACCCTTAGACACAgggttttgaaattttatatgacATGGATTATTGTagatacacatgtgcacatgtgccatggtatagttgtgaatgtcagaggacaacttgagtgGTCAATGTCTTCTTGTACAATGTAAATCTGAGAATATAACTTAGGCTGTCAGTTTTCAGACCACACAGTAGTTCTATTTTCACCTTTTAAAGAAATTTCCCCTATGAATCTCCACTGATGTGAATTGTGATAGCTGAAGAAATTCCACTTGGCTAGGGAGTGCACAGTCTTTAACCTCACAGTAAAAGTCGTAGATTGGATGGCACTACAAACAGTAATTCACATGGACTCTGATCTTGCTAAACTAGAAGTAAACACTAAAGTGGAAATTTATGTATCGGTCAAATGACAACCTATGGATACCCTGACAGATTGCAGCAGGACTTTGGAGGGGAGTGATAACATAGAAAAATGGGTCACAAACTATGACCTTCCACTGAATCAGTGAGAGTCACTGGGAGGCTCCAAGAAAATCGATGTATGAAGGAGATCATGTCCCAGATGCGTGACTTCATTCTGTTCCAGTTACTACCCCAAGATGTCTGAAGAACATCAGTTTGAAGAAGTCTTTATGGATTGTCTCACCAAGTGCCTGACCCTGCTTGCTATAATTTTGAACAGCCTGTCAAGAC
This window of the Peromyscus eremicus unplaced genomic scaffold, PerEre_H2_v1 PerEre#2#unplaced_72, whole genome shotgun sequence genome carries:
- the LOC131901363 gene encoding vomeronasal type-1 receptor 2-like, encoding MSSQSKALKTTEEWALQMFVLFEVGIGTVANIFLFVHNFSPIFTGSQLRPTQVIVTNLAVTNAFLLLVTAFPSNIMVFVPRSPPSNLRCKILVFIRLVARSMNMCSACALSIHQFVTLVPGHWNRLMLRGRTPDVLSYSCYSCWLFSILNNVYIPIKVSGPQSTGNDTHNQSMFLCSTSGFTLGIVFLHLAHDATFISIMVWTSVSMVILLYRHHQRTQHILTPTQNHRGHADTRAAQTVLIVVVTFVALYLLNFICIIFHTVLTDWGLLLRHVGEALTAGFPTISPFLLIFRDPKDPCSVLFNC